DNA sequence from the Pomacea canaliculata isolate SZHN2017 linkage group LG7, ASM307304v1, whole genome shotgun sequence genome:
TCCCGATtctacagaaaaagtaaaagttaagtTAGAATAGACATTAGTCtttaaatattactattttttgtaATTAGCAGCTGTTTGGGTACAAATCCAAGTTTAATTCAGTAACCTGCAACTACTGCGAAAATGGCGCTTTGTGAGCTACAACTTgtctactttcaaacataacctATTTGGTTGactccccccccctttttttcccagctgttaaagggaaataatcaaTTCTAGACCAAATCCTGAATTCACCaggagttttctcccttctgtGTTTAGTCATTTAGTTATAGCACGATGTGTTGTACGACTCTACCCTAGTAGGACATCTTCACACGACAGCAAATTACGCGGAGAGCGTGAGTTTTAAGCAAAGAAACACATAAAACTCATCGCACATacactcacctctctctctctctctgtgtaacAACCTACCTTCACACCTCCAGTAATCGGAATTCGGTCTACAACAGTTCATAGGACTCCCACACCATCTCTTATCAAAAGCGTTGATCGtcaaacaattttaagaaaactttcaCCAATAGACCTACAGTGCCCTAAGGATTCCAACTACACCTTTCTTGGCATGACTAGTCCTGTCATTGAAAGCATAAGAGACGGACAGACGAGAGGACATGACATAGCCCGTGAAAGGAAaagctgtcttttattttgtgagagGAAGGGGTGGGGTGTTCATGCGAGACATGAAAATGTGCTGTGAAtgaaagaatacaaaagaaTACAATTTTAACCATACAATACAAACAATACAAGGGAATTACACCTTGACAAAGATAAACAAGAGTTGACTTTATTAACGTTCCATTCAGTctgatattttattgtctttattattacAGCAAAATGAAGGTTATAAGTGTTAAGatgaacaagaagaaacaattACAAGATACTGCTTAGATAGTATTTAAGATAAGCATATggtaaatatttcacacaaacataatacgCCACACAGCGATGTCCGGCATTGCAGGAGACTGTGTAGAAAAGGAAGCAATCACTAATTAATATCTTGCAGTTAATACTTTTTATCTCCATTAGTGGTGACCTGGCTGCTTTTTTATTAACAGCTTCagatcattttactttttaagcaTAATATACCGAGCTTTCAAAGATAAGTCATATCGCTCTGCCTGATCATAGTTTAAGATTTGTTGaccctttttgtcttttttagtCATACACTCAACGAAGCACTCTCTCCCAAGTTTACAATTGGAGTACAAGAAATTCAATCGGATTAAGATTGTTCACTAGTTAGGTTTGCTAAAGCTACAATCGCTAATTTTTACTGGTGTAAGAAATTAATTCATAAACAGCAATTAAGGCACTTTAAACATAAGCGGTTCTAAACATTTGGAATAGTATATAGCATTTGGATGCATTCTTATAAGTAATATAAGCAGAGAAAAATACATGGTTTTAATTCACATTCTACTTGCTAAAATGAAATGcttctttgattttcttttttagatcATTTccgttatttgttatttatgtatGGGTACAAAcgaaatgtgtgtgcgtgtgtctgtgtctgtgcgtgtgtctgtgcatgtgtgataACTTGAGAGTAAGGTGCTGAGTTAGGTTTGAGGGCTCAGTTTGGGGTCTGAAGTAGTGCTTAAGGTTCTGATGTTAACTTTTATTTAGTCAAAATGACTAGGCAGGAAAAGTCAAAGATGTGTAAGCTTACAGTCAAGTTCGTCTGTTCGCGGATACGTCGAGCAGTCGCACTCGCCCTACACGGTTCAGAGAAAGGTCTCCAGACAGGGTTGTCCATACACTGAATCAGATGTATATCGTCTGCCTTTTGTATCTATCCCACAACAAAGATAAACCCAGTGACCCTAAGCGCTAGCAGTAGATTGGTGAGCATCTGAAGGCAGTTCACCAAAGACACGCCATTCTTTGGCAAACCAGTTAAGTgaataaatgtcttttcttttgtctcgtATTCCCGATTTCAAAATTAACTTCCTCCtcctacttttaaaatttttagttaCTAAAATTATAGGCAATAAACACAGTAAACCTTTGGTTGCGTTCATtaaaagtagaaataacatCAGTGGATGTAAATTACCAGTTATTAGCAGAGCACTTAGAGATAAAGCAGCAGGAATGATGTAGTTTCGATGGTCATGGAGCATGCTGTAGTTGAGAAGTTGAGCCATTCCAGTTAGAAAAGTTCGGGAAATGGACTCTAACCGACTCAGGACCAACTGCTGCAAAAAAGATTGTTAGTCATGCATATTAGTAATATTCATACACATTTTTAACTTCTGAGTTTTGTGCAAAGTTTTATAACGACTTCCTTAACAAAACAAGTTATCAACCTAGCATTCTTTATGTTGCGGCTCTATGCTTCACATGGGGGTGATAGGGcataagaaaaagaacaagaacaagaaaaagaacgagaagatgaacaagaacaagaacaattctttatgttttattcaACGCTCACGTCTAactgacatatttttattactaagcAGAATGTGAGAAAGTGAAAAGTCTATTAAAATACCTTGTATGGAGCCAGTTCCGTAAGGAACTGGATATTATATCCAAGGTGCGGCTGATATTGATTCTGAAGCCTTTGCTGTTCGTATGGGCGAAGTACCACTCTGTCCCCAACCCGAAATGGCTGTGTGACGGCTGTTCCTGCACATTaatgtaaatttacaaaatacgACATTTCAGAAATAACCATATATCTTGAAATATACAATAAACGTACCGgaaattacacacacacccgcacacacagagtggatgcacacaaacaaataaagatttacaATGCGAATTTAACCTTacacactttctttccttttctattttttgtctttagTATCAAGTACAATTGCAGCTAGATGTAAGTGACAGAGTACATCGTGTAAGCCCCTTCCTCGGCATtggataaaaagattttttcgaTGACATGTCTTCAAACCACGCGCGATTACTTTTGTGCTTATTtatggaaagtaaaaaaaaaaaaatccgtgacTGTGTCTATGAAGTACGACAAAAAGTTTCTTACCAAATGTCTACAAACACCAatgtttcttcctttaatgCTTTTTAAGAGTTTGTTTTCCTAAATTGTTCTTAAACAAGGGCAAACATGTACAAAATTGACTAAATAACCCAGACCtaggcaaaggccggcccgcgggccggatccggcccgcctcctgtctctgaccggcccgcccgctggcccgcccgctggcccgcccgctggcccgcccgctggcccgcccgctggcccgcccgctggcccgcccgccagtatatatactatatatgtacagtattgggtaaaactaagttaactttattagtccggccctctaacaCCATCCCGAtatctcatgcggccccttgggaaaattaattgcccacccctgaaaTAACCAGTCCCCATTCTATAGATACAATCCTGAATGAGTCCAATTCATTAATGAGACTGCAAATCGCTTAAGACCTTGGCATGTCCATGGACATCTGTGATGGCATggaattaatattattattttctgtgcaaTATTTTCAGGACACCATATCGAGAAACGAGAACTGAGAACCGAgtatttttgcaaattttgaAGTTCTGTGGAAGGTGGAATTTGCTCTAAACTTATTCAGGTGTTTGACAAAAGGTGACAATTTCTGACAACGAAGCAATTATATAACCAAAGGTGTCATCACCTGTTAAGAACGCCAGCGGGACGTTTAATAAATGAAGATCAAACTTCGCTGCCCCTGTAACTAGAGTCAAAGATTTCTTTGAAGTGTTTCCGTCTTCCAGTGAAATCGATTCAAATTCTGCCAGCAGTTGATGCTCTTCTGTTTCGCCACCACACACAATAAGTTCCCCTCCATTCAAACAGGCGTTGAAGTGACGCCGTCCAGTGAACTTGCCAACCTCTCTAAAGCTCACTGTTGAACTGATCGTCTGAAAAGACATTAAACAGAAGCAAAGAATCTCTTTGGTTGTTaaacatttgaatattttggAATATCAAACCCCAAGAGTAATAGAAGAACTAGCAAAAGTGAATtggataaaatgaaaaagaatgagTATACTGCGTGAATGAAATGAGAGTTATGGGATGACCTTATATTCTTGCATAAAGCGAAATTTGGTGTACCTACCTATGCACTCAATAAttaattctgtgtgtgtgtgtgtgtgtgtgtgtgtgtgtgtgtgtgtgtgtgtgtgtgtgtgtgtgtgtgtgtgtgtgtgcatagatttctcttttcttccttggtttaacttttttctataatttgAAACAATGCGATAAATGTTGTGAAAGGAAGAGAGCTAATTTTTCAGCTTATGTCCTTTTACACTAAAAGACAAACGGTCACAATAGAAATTAAACTTACGTTAGACGAGTGATCAttagtttctttcttctccttcctttgAGACAGACGTTTTTCTATGTTTTCAGCCAACGGAAAGCTCTCCCACATAGACAAGACATCCCCTTTAGGTCTCACGACGTAAATACGTCCTCCATTGCTCAGTGCACGCGCACCGCACGTGGGTGACGGAAGTCTGCCGGCTTGATAGGTGCAGCCACTCAGGGTGTCTACGCACTGCACCAAGTCTGTGTTGGCTCCTTTACTATCTACCCCGCCAAACAGGTAAATACGGTGACCGAGAGTAGCGGCGGTGGTCTCTCGAACACCTGAGGTCAGCTGACAGAACACGCTCCATTCTTTGGTCTTTGTGTTGTACCTAAGGACACTTAATGAATCAGCCATTTTTTGACCTCCACCAAGAACATAAATGGAAGAACTGATAGCAGCCATGACGTGTTTTTCTCGCCCTCCATCTGGTAGAGAGGGCAGCACCTCCCACTCATTGTCACCTGGTTTATAGACAGCAAAGAAGGGGGGTAGCAGGGAGCCGCCACTGACATAAATCTCATTATACCAAGTGCAACTGGCAAAGTCCAGTCCAATATCTTCAGGCATGGGTGCGAGACTGTAACGCtccataaaactgtttttcaagtTAAAAACATATGTGTCCTTCAATGTTTTGTCACTCTCAGTGTAACCTCCAAACATAACAGCACGGTTCTGGATTTCCGGTGTGTTTAGAGGCCGAGGCTGCCGTGCGAGAATCCTTCTTCTGACTACTGCATCGTTATTTTGTTGACCTTTAATATAGTAAGTCAGAGCTTCGTTAATGTTTTCTGCAACATaattagataaaaataaaaagtgtagaGGATACTGCAATAAGAAAAGTGCAGAACTTCTATAAAAACATCATAACAAAATTTTCTAAGCAGAAACCAAATTATACTTTTATAATGTATAATATTCGAAACAGACAAAGTAGCCGATTTGTCATAAAATTAtctaaatttacaaatattctcTTGACACTCGAATGAAAACGAGCTCCACAATAAATGCTTCCATTTTCTCAAATAGTAATACGAACGGAAGCTATTTGATCCTTGTTTGCTGTTGTATTATACGACAAAGACCAAGAGTGGGGCTGTCTATATCTACAGCAAAACTGATTTATAATTCAATTACCATATATGACATCTCTGAAAGGATGGTTCAGGTAGGTGACCATCTCGCATAAATAATTTGAGCTGAGCTCggtaaagcaaataaaaggaaGTAGTTCCACCAGATGAATCTGTCTTGTATCGGGATCCGCTTCAACCCAGCGCAGGATGGTCTTACAGACATCGTCCATGACGAGTTTCTGTTGTAGGGACAGAAGAATAAGAAGCATAGACTTGGGCAGGGTCAGATAGTCGTCCTGTGTCGACACGATGGCGATTTCCTCCACAGCCATCTTAAAGGACGTTTCAGCCAGCTTGTCCAGATCGTATTTTTGAGCAAATTGCCAAGTTCCTAAACAAATCGTAGGCTGGAGGGTTTCTTGTAGAAACTCGACACAGTActcttctaaatatttaatctgCAGGTAGACAGACATTTTGAGAATGTCCTTTGCAGTGTTATTGTCAACCATGTCTCTGCCCTTATAGAGGATCTCCATCAAATATCCAAAGGCCTCCGGAGAGACGTCTTCGTGGGTGATGTCAACCCGTCCGTTGGAAGCTTCTCGCCAACACGGTTTCAGTGACATCTTGAAGAACTCGGACACAGAGGCCAGCACCACTCGATGGCACGGGAATGTTTTCTCCCCAACcgtcacagtgacgtcacaaaaatCTTCATCGTCCACCTGCTGTCCGAGACCGCGACAGACATTTGCGAAGGTCCTGTCTGTGAGATTCGAAGAAGGCATGGtgtggatgttttggaaatcTTATCCTGCACATACAAAATGACAACCCACTTCATTCTTATAGCTTTCATGTTAAACTACCGATTAAAACTAACATGAAAATAGCGTGCTTAAGTAGTAATTAAGCAGAACATGAAAAGAGTTAATTTACAACTGCTTGAGAAATGTGGGGAAACTTACTTAGAAATAAGGCAACATTGCCGAGTTCTGTGAAACTAGGTAGGTACAATGTTCTTCAGACGCAGGAACAGCTACAGTGTCCAAAAGTTTAGGAAAAAggatttctgtttctttttacatttatatatgctAACCCATTACAGGTGTGATAAAAACACGGCGAGGAAATTAACTGGTTTATAGTGCTTTTGAGACAACTAGACCTTTATAATAAGACTGGtaataaaagtaacaataagAAGTGACCTAAAAGAATCTCTTGACATcttaggatttaaaaaaaaaactattttctacagAATGAACTAGATGGCattgaaaatttaaattaattatttttataaataagatGTTGTattaataagataaaataacagGTGTCAAACTTAGAATTTTACAGTATGAGGTATGATTTaccttttatttgtatttcttaagTGTTTGAGAGATTGAGTctgaaaactgattttttacTGCTTAAGAACATAGCTCCAGCAAAGTTGGTCGTCTATTAAAGTAAATTTCACGTCTTAAAATTTCTGTATACTTAAAACACTTGTGGTCGAGTTTTAAACACATACGTACCAAGAACCCTAAACATAACCACACACAGGCTTACTTTAAAACACAACTTTTAGGAATATACCAATATACCaattcacaaacatacaaaggACCCCTACCCCAATATCATTATACTAAATCTTAATGCCATgaataaagaataattataGCGTAAAAGAGAGAACATCTTCACCTCCATTGGCGAGCtaaacaaaactttgtaaaaaatagtttgtacTAATCTTACCACACTTTATGATACCCATTACCCCAGTTACACACATCAAAGACCACCTCAACGtagaataaatcaaaatatcaaacatgtctGAGACAGAACATAAGAATGTGGGGTTAAAATACTGTCAAGAAATAAGCCCTGTCTCTTGCTCTATTCTCACTTTCCTATTGTCAAAGTTCATtaatttgcagaaaaaaacaaaaaaacaaaaatcaccgAGTGAGGTATCAAGAAGGATTAAACTTCTAGTACTATTGTGGTGCTTTCTTAAGGCTTTAAGTTGTTTTACATAGTGTTCTGCTGTGACCACGGAAAACAATGAGCTAAATTTCAACATAGGAAAAGATATAGACATCACAGAGCCAGTAACAATATTTCTCCCATTGTTTGTGCTGGTTATAACATGGGCTTGCTCACAAGTACACAAGCTGTATTTTAAGTGATTAAATTATTCAGATTATAATATTTCAAGATAATGCCCCATGATAACTAACTTTGGACATAACTGCCAAAGTAAAACTGTATACATGTGAGTACTGCTTTCCTGTTGTCCTGCGATAAATAAACTAAGAATACTGGAATTACCAAGCTGATGTCTTGTGTACCTCACTGAATGTTCCCTAAGATCAGAATAATTCAAGAGAGAATTCAGTGGTAACTTTACTCGGTATTTATTTGTGCAGTATAAAATAGGAGTATTTTATAATTCTTTAGCAAAACctgtgacaaaaaaagaaaatcagttcATACCTGCGTGATGTCAAGGTATGTTTAGTGACAGGTGTGCAAAGGCGGGCTAGTCTAGTCAGGCGTATTTTCCCGAACAGGTAGACTGCCAGTGACTCACCCGCTAAATAAAGCATCCACGAAACTACAAACACTTCAATATAGCTGAGAACACAAGCCTCACAGCCTATCAGGCTACCAAAGGAGAGATTGGATCAAGCTAGTGATACGAGTCGTCTACTTGGGTAGCCACTTGGTATCTTGAACTGATAAAAGATAGTTTGTTCCTCTTGGCCTAAAAGACAGCGAACGTAAGAGATTTATTTACCTTGCGTAGTCCAACAGTTTCCACGAAACAGCTGTAAGGTGAGAAACGAAAGTCTGTCGAGCAGCAGACCTCGAGTAAGCTACTCCACAGGTAAGTATGAAGGAGCCATTGTATCTTAATACGCTTCAATATACAGAACACAGTTTGAGATTAAAAGAATTTGTCTAAACGTATTTGAGCTGAAATATTGATACttaataaagatatatatatatagagagaggtacgtagattttcatttaaatgttaGACATTGTAAACAGTTTCGTAGAACTGCTTCAggttatttgaaatgtttacatcGTTTTAACATTGGGTCTTGTATACCTGACAAGTCGTAATATGTACGGGTCAACGAAATGTTAAAATATCACATCTGAGGTTAGTTAAAGTAAGCAATATTCTTAAGAGTTGATCAGGATTGTGAAAATGCAAAGTACCTTGTATAGCATAGAAACATACCttttagataattaaaaaaactatcgAGACTTAGAAGACCATCGAGGTAGTATCAAGCAGTCATA
Encoded proteins:
- the LOC112568165 gene encoding uncharacterized protein LOC112568165; the encoded protein is MADSLSVLRYNTKTKEWSVFCQLTSGVRETTAATLGHRIYLFGGVDSKGANTDLVQCVDTLSGCTYQAGRLPSPTCGARALSNGGRIYVVRPKGDVLSMWESFPLAENIEKRLSQRKEKKETNDHSSNTISSTVSFREVGKFTGRRHFNACLNGGELIVCGGETEEHQLLAEFESISLEDGNTSKKSLTLVTGAAKFDLHLLNVPLAFLTGTAVTQPFRVGDRVVLRPYEQQRLQNQYQPHLGYNIQFLTELAPYKVF
- the LOC112567468 gene encoding ectoderm-neural cortex protein 1-like translates to MPSSNLTDRTFANVCRGLGQQVDDEDFCDVTVTVGEKTFPCHRVVLASVSEFFKMSLKPCWREASNGRVDITHEDVSPEAFGYLMEILYKGRDMVDNNTAKDILKMSVYLQIKYLEEYCVEFLQETLQPTICLGTWQFAQKYDLDKLAETSFKMAVEEIAIVSTQDDYLTLPKSMLLILLSLQQKLVMDDVCKTILRWVEADPDTRQIHLVELLPFICFTELSSNYLCEMVTYLNHPFRDVIYENINEALTYYIKGQQNNDAVVRRRILARQPRPLNTPEIQNRAVMFGGYTESDKTLKDTYVFNLKNSFMERYSLAPMPEDIGLDFASCTWYNEIYVSGGSLLPPFFAVYKPGDNEWEVLPSLPDG